The genomic region ttttccactCGTTCTGTATAATATTCAATGGTAAAGAATCACTTCTCTCTAAAAAGTGACACTATTACTTTCTTTTATCAACACTCTCCTTTTCTCCAGAGACTATCCATCCCCTAAATGTAGCCTTGCTGGGACTACCAGGCAAAGGGGACACCAATCAGGCTCTTTCCTCCAGGACCTAGGATTTTGAGAGAAATGACATAAGGTCTAAAAAATGATTGGAGCAGACTTATTTCTGATAGTGCCCTAAAGAGCTTACCCTCAATTAGTATCTGCTATCTCTACCCACAGAGCTGCCCTGACTTCTCTTGTTCTTGATGCTGGCTGTTAGACTATCCTTTTGTAATCTGAATGTCCCCTATCTTTCCAGTAAATTCCTTTCTTGCTTAAGGGAGACAGTGCCCTATTTGTATTACTTATATCCAAAGACCTTAATCCATCTACTACCTCCTTAAAtctctttttccctttgctgCCAGCGCCTGCGTTCAGATTCTTTCGTTTCTTCCCTGGGCCATTACATTGTCTTTTCTTAACGGGTCTCTCAGTTGCCAGATTCTCCTCCAATAgtcactcaaaaaatattttcttgtgtgtgtttcTATCAGTTTTCCAGAGTGCTAAATGCTAGGAATCTAATAAAACAGAcaaagtcctggccctggcctgttggctcagtggtagagcatcggcctggcgttcaggagtcctgggttcgattcctggccagggcacacaggagaagcgcccatctgcttctccaccccttcccctctccttctctgtctccctcttcccctcccacagccaaggctccattggagcaaagttggcctgggcactgaggatggttccatggcctctgcctcaggcgctagaatggccctggttgcaacagagcaacgtcccagatgggcagagcatcgccccctggtgggcatgccgggtggatcccagttgggcgcatgcaggagtctgtctgactgcctcccgtttccaactttagaaaaatacaaaaaaacaaacaaacaaacaaaaaccagacaaAGTCCTAGTCTTCACAGAGCCTAGAGCCTACTATGGGAAGCAAGTTACAGTCATGAAAACATAATTGTAGACAGTGGTATGTCCTAAGCCAAGGCTTCCCCTGAGAGACTGACATTCACTTGGGGATGGGAGACAAGGGGACTGGGGAGGGGGTAGTGGCAGAGCTTTCCaagcagaagagagagcagaTGCAAATGCCCCAAGGAAGTCACAAAAGGCCAGCGTGATTGGAGtggagcaaaaagaaagaaagtggccCAAAATGAGACTAGAAAGGAAACagatgtgaaatcatatattgcCTTGTAGTAAATATTACGTATTGAGGTCCTTATTCTAAATTAAATGGAGTAAGCCATTAATGTTTAAATAAGTGATTGGCATGATCAAATTCACTTTGTTTAAATGAGCTTTCTGCCTATAGTGTGGAGTAGGAGCTGGATGTGGGGAGACTCAGTTCAGAGGTGACAGTGGTAGTCCAAAGAGAGGATGAGAGCCAAGATTCAGGTGGAGGATGAAGTGCTGGAGGAAGTGAAAGGATACAAAGATATTTAACAAGTAAAATTCCCAGGTCTTGGTGATTGGACATGGGCTGGTGATGAGGAAGAGAAATTCATCTAGGAAGAACTCACAGTTTTTGGCTAGTAGCCCTAGATGAAGATGGTACGATCTTTTAAGATACAAAATATTGAGGACCAAGGTTTTTAGGCAAGATCATGAATTCCACTTTGGCCACCTTGCATTTGAGGTGCGTTTGCACATCAAGGGGCAATGCCAAGTGGCAAGATATATATGGTTTGGGGCTAGAGACATAATTTAGAGTTGTGAATAAAGAGTTTTCAAAGCTTTGGGTGTGAGTGAGATGAGGGAGGAAGTCCAGAGCTGCCCAAGACTAGGCCTTGATGGACTCTAGCATTTAAAGGTAGGTAGGGGAATGAACTGGCCAAGGACACTGAGGCAAACAAGGAAGGAGGAAAGCCAGGACAGTATGATATCACTCTTGTCTTTCTGATCATGGCTTAACCATGGCTTATACTCCTTCAAAGACTAGTGCCAATATGCCATCGTCCCCCAGTGAAGTTCAGTCTCTGAAACACTGTACACAAGGCCTTTATAAGTGGGCCCCAGTCAatgtctattatttatttctctcttcattcCCTACTGCCATGTATACTAAGATACAGACTCTTCTTGCCAGTACACAAGAGTAAATACTTAGACACTAACCTTCTGACTATATATACATCAAATGTCTCCCCACCGCTTTTTGGAGAGTCCAATATCACTTCTTGTGCAAAATCTTCACCAGCTACCCTACGTTAGTCACCTCcataacatttcattttatatatattcaacaACACGATATTGTAATATATTTGTGTTTACTTAAGACTGTAAGTTTCTTTCTGCTAGAATCCTTATTTATTGTTCCTGAAAACATAGTACAGAGaagattttagaaataaattaatatattattttttattttttggtgagaggaggggagatagtgagacagacttccacatgcacctcagccaggacccacccagcaatctTGTCTGGAGCTAATGCTGGAGTActaagctattcttagtgcctgaggctgatgtgctccaatggagctagcctcagtgcctagggccacactcaaactaatcaagctactggctatgggagggaaagtgggagagaaggggtgggatggggtggaaacagatggtcacttatactatgtgccctgaccaggaattgaacctgagacatccatacaccaggctgatgctctatccactgagccactgaccaaggctctattatattttttgtctttattcagTGGTTCTCATCTAGGGTTGATTTCCCCTGCCATATTaacatttggcaatatctggagatatttttagtTGTCACTACAGGCAACTCATGGGTAGAGAGAGACTAGGGATACTGCTAAACATCTGTAATCCATAGGCAGCccttacaacaaagaattgtctCAAAGTGTCAATAATGCTGAGGCAGAGAAACCCAGTCTTAGTTTACCACCTTAAATGGACTCTGATTTATGCTGTCAATTTCCAGTAAGATGTTTTTCCTCATTGAAATAGGCATCCAAACCATTAATATCATTGATTCTAAAGACCTACAAATGCACTACTCATTctttagagcagtgtttctcaaacttgacTGTGTATCAGAATCACTTGCTAGGCAGGTGGCTGGACTCCAGCCCAGAATTCAGATTCAGATTTAGGGCAGGGCCtgagaattttcatttctaacaagttcccaggtcacactgatgctgctggtctaggGTCCACACTTTACAAACCACAGCCTTACAGAACCTGAGGGTTAATCACACTTTCTCCATTAAAAACCATGCCCAGAAACCTGAGATGCAGCTTCCCTGGGCAGGCAGGCACTTCCCGTTCCTGTATCTCCCAACCAGATACTGCATTTGTGGTGACTAACCAGTTGGCAATACCTTAACTCAAAACATCACGTTCCAGAGACTAATGAAGGCCAGGCCACAGGAAAAGGAACAAtcactctcccttctttctccacaCTTGTGAGAGCCAGTTATAGTCCTGAGGTCTAGGCTCTTTAAAACAAGATGACATCCTGCCTCCAGGATCCATAATCCTAGCTCCTCCATGTACCTGTGTCAGAATCACCTATGGGGTTTAGATTCATGGGCCTGTCCTCAGTAATCCtgggagtcaaccagtgaatctgtattttaataaacACAGTACatgagtggttctcaaagtgtcaTCAAACCAACAGCATCATCACCACCTGGGAGcttcttagaaatgcaaattgtAGAACAGGACGACAGATCCACTTAATCTAAAACTCTGGGGTTCACCCCAGTCACTTATGTTTCAGCAAGAACTCCAGGTGATTCGTTCGTGCTCAGGTTTGAGAACACCTGGTTTAAATTATTCTGCCCCTCAAGTTTAAGATCTGGAAGGCCACTCCCGCTTCATCTGGCCAGACAGTGGACCCTGCGGATATCGGCTTGACACTTCCTGAAGCTCAGACCCAGGGCTGAGTAACCTCGCGAAGTTGCGAAGTTATACCTTGGCTTGGCTTCGGAAGGAATTTAGTGGGTGTCCCGCCCCGCGCTCCTGCGTAAACAAGCGGTTCCCTTGGAAACGCCTAGAACACACGTCAAAGGCTCCGCAGGGTCGGGCCACAGCCACCCCTCCGGCCGAGCGGGCTCCCGGCAGCGGCCTCTCACTCTGGCCCTGAACCACCCCTCCGCCTTGCGGCCGCCTCCCCTTGTGCGGGATGCGCAGAGCCGCGGCCGCCGCGGGGCCCCATGGAGGAGCAGCCGCCTCCGCCCGGCCGCCCGCCAGTGTGCATGGCCTTGTTGGGCAGCCCACACCCCGGCGCCCCCTCCGCAGCAGATCCACCTGGCGGGACTTCCTCCACGGTGACGGCGGCTGGCTTGCTGTCCTTCAGCACCGTGGCTACCGCGGGGGCCGCGGTGCTGGGGAACCAGAGCGACGGGAGCGGGACCGAGGGCGACATCACTGGCGCCTCGGCCTCCGGGGGCCTCGGCTGGCACGAGGCGGAGGGGGTAGCGGGGGCAGCGGAGAGGCCGCCACTGGGCCCCGGGCCGGCGCCGCTGCTGTCGCATGGGGTGGTGGTGGCGGCCCAGGGGCTCATCCTGTTGCTCATCTTCCTGCTGTCTAGCCTGGGCAACTGTGCGGTGATGGGGGTGATCGTAAAGCACCGGCAGCTCCGCACCGTCACCAACGCCTTCATCCTGTCCCTGTCCTTGTCGGATCTGCTCACAGCACTGCTCTGCCTGCCCGCCGCCTTCCTGGATCTCTTCACGCCGCCCGGGGTCTCAGCCACCGCCGTGGGGCCCTGGCACGGCTTCTGCACTGCCAGCCGCTTCTTCAGCTCGTGCTTCAGCATCGTGTCAATGTTCAGCGTGGCCCTCATCTCTCTGGACCGCTACTGCGCCATCGTGCGGCCGCCCCGGGAGAAGATCGGTCGCCGCCGCGCACTGCAGTTGCTGGTGGGCGCCTGGCTGGCGGCCCTGGCCTTCTCCTTGCCCTCTGAGCTTCTCCGTGCGCCCCGGGAGCCCCCGGCGGCGCAGAGCTTCCACGGCTGCCTGTACCAGACGTCCCCCGACCCTGCGCAGCTGGGTGTGGCCTATAGCGTGGGGCTGGTGATCACCTGCTACCTGCTGCCTTTCCTGCTCATGTGCTTCTGCCACTACCATATCTGCAAGACCGTGCGCCTGTCAGACGTGCGCATACGGCCTGTGACTACCTACGCGCATGTGTTGCGTTTTTTCAGCGAGGTGCGCACGGCTACCACTGTACTCATCATGATCTTCTTTGTCATCTGCTGCTGGGGACCCTACTGCTTCCTGGTGCTGCTGGCTGCTGCCCGGCAGGCACTGGCCACGCAGGCCCCCTCACTCCTCAACGTGGTGGCTGTCTGGCTGACGTGGGCCAATGGGGCCATCAACCCTGTTATCTATGCCATTCGCAACCCCAACATATCCCTGCTCCTAGGACGCAGTCGGGAAGAAGGTTACCGGACTAGGAATGCGGTCGCTTCCCTGCCCAACCAGGGACCCGGCCTACAGGCCAGAAGGAGCAATCGCTTTCGAAACCGCTATGCCAACCCGCTGGGAGTCTGCCCCAGAATGACCTCTTCCAATCCGACCAGCGCGACGGCGGGGGACGTGGTCTTGTGGGCTCGCAAAAACCCAGTTGTACTTTTCTGCCGGGAAGGGCCACCAGAACCTGTGACAGCATTGACCAAACAGCCTAAATCTGAAGCCAGGGACACCAGTCTCTAAGAAGGGTTGGGATACACAGCCTATGAAGGCAGACTTTTACCTGTTACATTTAATGATACAGAATTCTGGGGATAATCGTGTATTTCATaaaaccaaacatttaaaaaagttacaGAGGGGGAGGCCTACCACTTCCCCCAAACATACAAGACAACTGTCCCCTTCAAAAGTGCCAAAaggaatgtaaaatgcaaaaattaaaataatcttaaacCACACAACTATTGTGAACAGTAAGTGCCAAAAATGACTAAAACCCCACAATTACCGAAAAGCTCATATTACAGGAATCATACATATtgtgaaacaaacaaaatcactGAATGCAAATCAGTATTTGTTCAAACACAAAGAGTTTCAGGAAAGAACAGAGACCCTCAGAACTGCTTACCACCCCTCTAAATCACCAGCATTCAACAAAACTTCGGATTTCTGGCACATGCTACTCTGATACATGCTCTGGGTGCTTAGGTTGGGAGCGGAAAATCCTCACCCTTACACTTCCGTGTGCTTCCTTCACACCCCACCCCTCTAAAGTCTCTGTGGGGAATTTAAAATTCATATCCCATTATAAAACCATTGAAGGATTttgaaaaggtagtttattaccaTAAAATTCAACCACCTAAAgtatgaaaatgaagaaatgcgGTTGTTTTAGAAAAGTATTCTAAGATTATACTCAAAGAGTACTGTACTGTTCCTCATCCTACCCCCAAAATTGTTTGCCCTGGCTAGCTTTGCCCTTACCTCACCTGCTACTTTTGTTTCTAATACATTGAGGGATGCTGTTCTCAGAATGATTTCacacttgacaaaaaaaaaaaaacttgcaaagTAGAAAATCTTTGTCATTTGAGGTAAATTGATTTTGGGATGCAGTCAAAaatgtaatttgaagtcaagttTATTGAATCCGGTGAGTaatgtcatttatatatatattaatataagagATTTCACTTTCCTATGTGGCTTTTAACAAATTGAAGATGTTTCCTAAGAGgaactctaaaaatattttgagaagtcTCCCCATTCTTGGAGTAAACAACTTTCAAAGAGGATCATACTCTTTTGCACTTTTGGAAGTTTGGGtacattattaaaaaatgaatcctGGTTTTATAGATATGATTTTCCTAAAATAATGTAGTCTTTACTAGGAAGAGAGACTGGTTGTGGAATTATCaatattatataatgttatagaGTCTTAATAACTCAGGCAAGTCAAAGAGGTACTTTAGTCAATCTAGAGATATTGTtacaaatgtataaaacaaagatgcttttaaaaaattcagaagcaCAATTCAGCATTTGTGTCTGTACAATTTCATTAAATGCCACTCATTTACTCAGAATTTTACGagctctttttgtgttttcttctttctttcttttcctccatccTGCCCCTCTTGTCTTCAATATTCCATAGCCTTAATCGGATAGTACTTTAGATAGGACACATCAGCTATcatataaaatttttcatgtgaaatagcaatcttttttttcttgtaaagtaTTTAAAGATGTTAATTGTATTTAAGTTTCTGCGTGATAGGTGGGTATATGCCattaatttgtaataaaaaatgaaaatatatatttatggcagagctaaagatttttttaaaagatattttcttgtttcttttcaagGCACCTCATAATCAGAGGCTtacaaattatatgtattttgctACATTCAGTGTAGTACAAAGTGGATGAGATCATCTCTCCTTTTCAGTACTTGTGATAAAACATATACAGACTTAATGCAGCCAAACAGACATTTAACAAGTTACCTAGAGTATTTACCTATTAAAGGAAAAAAGTTGTATATTTTTTGCATTATGAGAAAATGGAATTTCTCTACAATTTag from Saccopteryx leptura isolate mSacLep1 chromosome 6, mSacLep1_pri_phased_curated, whole genome shotgun sequence harbors:
- the GPR135 gene encoding G-protein coupled receptor 135, with protein sequence MEEQPPPPGRPPVCMALLGSPHPGAPSAADPPGGTSSTVTAAGLLSFSTVATAGAAVLGNQSDGSGTEGDITGASASGGLGWHEAEGVAGAAERPPLGPGPAPLLSHGVVVAAQGLILLLIFLLSSLGNCAVMGVIVKHRQLRTVTNAFILSLSLSDLLTALLCLPAAFLDLFTPPGVSATAVGPWHGFCTASRFFSSCFSIVSMFSVALISLDRYCAIVRPPREKIGRRRALQLLVGAWLAALAFSLPSELLRAPREPPAAQSFHGCLYQTSPDPAQLGVAYSVGLVITCYLLPFLLMCFCHYHICKTVRLSDVRIRPVTTYAHVLRFFSEVRTATTVLIMIFFVICCWGPYCFLVLLAAARQALATQAPSLLNVVAVWLTWANGAINPVIYAIRNPNISLLLGRSREEGYRTRNAVASLPNQGPGLQARRSNRFRNRYANPLGVCPRMTSSNPTSATAGDVVLWARKNPVVLFCREGPPEPVTALTKQPKSEARDTSL